The DNA window TGAACAAGATGATGACGGCCATGGCCGCGATGACGCTGGCCATGGGCCTCGCCGCATGCGCGGAAGAGAATGCCGAAACCACCGCGACGGCAAGCGAAAGCGGATCGCTCGCGGGGACGTGGAAGGCGGACGTCGCATCGGCGCAGGCCGAGAACGACGTGGACAGCTACGTGTTTGCCGACGGCACTTACACCTGCAACAGCTGCAAGCCTGCGTTCTCGATCACCGCGAATGGGGAATGGCAGGAAGTCGACCGACCGGGCGTCGATGCGCTGAAGGTCGCGATGGTCGACGACATGACCATTAGTTCCGCCAGCCGCCGCGGCGACAAGCAGCTCGGCGAATCCACATGGACCGTCAGCGAGGACGGTCAGACCATGACCATTGCCTGGACCAACATGGACGGCGAAGAGACGACCGAGGGGACGACCGTGCTGCAGCGCACGGCGGCAGGCCCCGACGGCTCCCACGCCGCCTCCGGTGACTGGGAGCTGAAGGAAATCGGCCCGATGAGCGACGCCGCGCTTACCTTCAGCTATGAAATCGATGGCGACACGATCATCAGCAAGGGCAATAGCGGCGGGTATACCGCCGTGCTCGGCGGCGATGCCGTCACGCCAGAGGATGACGAGACCGGCGGCGTGGTGAAGGTCGAGAAGACCGGTGAGAATACCTATCGCGAAACCTACATGCGCGACGGTGAAGTCATCAACGTTCTCGATCTTACCGTCGAAGGCGATACGCTCAAGGGCGTCAGCACCGACCCGCGCGATGACAGCGTTTTCCGCTGGACGGCGACGCGCCAGTCTTAAGGCTCAAGTGAAGGAAAGGCCCCGCCCCTGCAATGCAGGCCGCGGGGTTTTTCTTGTCTAGTATCCGCGCGCGACCGCGAATTGCGCCGCTTCGGTCATCGCAGCGCGCGCCTTGCCGTCGGGAAAGATCGAGATCGCGTCGATTGCCCGGTGTGCGAAGTGACGCGCCCGCTCGCGCGTATCTTCGAGCGCATCGTGCTTTTCGATCAGGGAAACGGCCCGCGCGAAATCCTCGTCGCCCGATTTGTGGCCAAGGATCGCGTCCTTCCAGAACTTGCGCTCGGCCTCGTCGCCGCGGGCATGGGCGAGGATGACGGGGAGCGTCATCTTGCCCTCGCGGAAATCGTCACCCCGGTCCTTCCCCATCTGGGCCGCGTCGGAATCATAGTCGATCGCATCGTCGACGAGCTGGAAGGCCACGCCGAGATTGCGCCCGTAATCCTCGAGCGCGCGCTCCTGCTCTTCCGAGCATTCGGCGACCACTGCGGCGATCTGGCTCGCAGCGGCAAAGAGCGCGGCGGTCTTGGCCCCGATGATGTGGAGGTAGCGTTCCTCGCTCGTCTCGATCTGGCGCTGGGCGGTCAATTGCGAGACCTCGCCCTCGGCGATCACCGCGCTTGCATGGCTGAGTATCTTGAGCACCCGAAGGCTGCCGTCCTCGGTCATCAGTTCGAAGGCGCGGCTGAACAGGAAGTCGCCGACCAGCACGGTCGCGGGATTGCCGAACACGATGTTCGCCGCCGCTTTCCCCCGACGCAGTTCGCTGCCGTCGACGACATCGTCGTGAAGCAGCGTCGCGGTGTGGATGAATTCGACCGCCGCTGCGAGCTTGTGATGCCGCGTGCCGTTGTAACCGACCAGCTCCGCCCCAGCGAGCGTGAGCATGGGTCTCAGCCGCTTGCCTCCGCCCGAAATCAGATGCCCCGCAAGCCGCGGGATCAGGGGGATTTCGCTCTGCATCCGTTCGAGAATGACGGTGTTCACCGCATTCATGCCGCTCGCCGTGAGCGAGAGCATCGGATCGAGCGTCGGCCGCTTGCGCGGCAGTGGAACGACGTCGGCTGTCATGAGCGACGCATTTGCGCGAGCCTTGGACGCTTGGCAAGCCGCAAATTGCTGTTAGCTTTGCAAGCCATGTCCAACGACACGCACACTGCCGACCCGCAGCAGGATCCCTCGCAGGGCGCATCCGCGCCCGCGCTCGACCCCGTGCTCGCGGCCTATCGCAAAAGCATCGACAATATCGACGCGGCGATCATTCACATGCTCGCCGAGCGGTTCCGGATCACCCAGGCGGTAGGCGAATACAAGGCGCGCGTGACCCTGCCTCCCGCCGATCCCGCGCGCGAACAGCGCCAGATCGCACGGCTGCGCAAATTGTCGGAAGAGGCCGATCTCGACCCCGAATTCTCCGAGAAATTCCTGCGCTTCATCATCGACGAAGTGATCCGACACCACGAAAAAGCGCGTTCGGGCTGAACCCTCAGCGTCGCTCCCGGGCTATCGGGGCCGGCGGTAGGGGTGCGGGCAGCGAAACCGGGACTGCGATCGGTGGAGCGCCCGGAGACGGTTCGATCGCGGGCGTGCCGCCTGCGTCCTCCCGCCGCGAGGGTGCATCGAGCGGGATCGGCACCCGTTGTCCCCGCTCCAGCGCATCGCGCAGGATGATCGTCGAGCGAACCGCTGCCGCCCGATCCCGCATTGCGCGGCGCTCCTCGCGCCTCAGGCGGATCGGATTGCCTTCGCGGTCGAACGCGAAACGGCCCGAGCCCGGGAGGAAGGCGCCATCGCGCATTTCGTCCTCGAAGCGTTCCATCGTCGCGAAAGGGTTGTGAAAGACGGTGCGCGCACCCGCGAGGTCTCCGCGCGAACCGGCCGAAGTGCAGGCCCCCAGGGCGAACGTCGCTGCAAGGACCATCAAGGCCATCCTGGTCATCGCGTACCTCTGACGAAAGGGACGCGCAGGCTGCGCGCGAGAGCTTGAATAGGCGCTTAATGAAGCCGGCGATGAAAGGGGGCACACGAAACGGAACCCGCCCCGTGTGCCCAGCCCGGCCCACCCCGATCACGGGTATCGGCTGCGGACCGGCCTGCCGAGCCGCCGGGTCATGTGCGTCCCTGGCCGGGGCCTGGCCAAGAAGCGCGCGGCTCGAACCCGATCAGCGCGGCGATCGGCGGGCGCGTTGGCCCTGCCCCGAACGCCTGGGGCGGAAGTCCGGATCGCGGGTGCGGCTCACACTGCGGTCGGTCTGGAGCTGCCCGCTTTCGTTGCGTGAACGGGTGGTGCTGCGCTCGCGCG is part of the Erythrobacter litoralis genome and encodes:
- a CDS encoding polyprenyl synthetase family protein: MTADVVPLPRKRPTLDPMLSLTASGMNAVNTVILERMQSEIPLIPRLAGHLISGGGKRLRPMLTLAGAELVGYNGTRHHKLAAAVEFIHTATLLHDDVVDGSELRRGKAAANIVFGNPATVLVGDFLFSRAFELMTEDGSLRVLKILSHASAVIAEGEVSQLTAQRQIETSEERYLHIIGAKTAALFAAASQIAAVVAECSEEQERALEDYGRNLGVAFQLVDDAIDYDSDAAQMGKDRGDDFREGKMTLPVILAHARGDEAERKFWKDAILGHKSGDEDFARAVSLIEKHDALEDTRERARHFAHRAIDAISIFPDGKARAAMTEAAQFAVARGY
- a CDS encoding chorismate mutase, translating into MSNDTHTADPQQDPSQGASAPALDPVLAAYRKSIDNIDAAIIHMLAERFRITQAVGEYKARVTLPPADPAREQRQIARLRKLSEEADLDPEFSEKFLRFIIDEVIRHHEKARSG